A stretch of DNA from Limanda limanda chromosome 16, fLimLim1.1, whole genome shotgun sequence:
GAgaaaaaactacatttattaAAGTTATATGGGtaaataattttgttttttagacATTACAATCTGATGCAAACCTTAATTCAATCACTTCACAGTTTCATAATGCTTTTGTGCCAGGCTCATCTCTAAAGTTCAGGAGACCCTTCACAATGTCTGTCTCCATTAAAGCCAATGCTTGAGATTTTGAAAGAACCTCTTTGAGTGCGTAAACACTTCACTGCAAAGTCTCACAGCATGAACACCCTTGTTAGTTTGTAGAGGAGACGAGGAGCGTGTGAACAACAAGTCACTGAGTGTTGGTCTCGTCCTCCTCAACGGATCGCTGGAGTCCAGGAATCAACTTGAGGATGTGTTTGCGAACACTGGCTCGCCGGCCCTTCCTGGGCAGGGTCCCGAACAAGGAGGTGATCCTGGTCTCATCCCACGAGGGCGagagggagctgctgctgccggcgaaactggagctgctggagcggCCGATGGAATGTTGGTGGTGCTGATGGCCGGAGCTCAGTGAGAACCTGCTGGAGCTGTCCTTGGAGAGGAAATCTCTGGAGAAGAAGCAGCTGTCGTCTGGGTTGCTGGCTGCACTGCAGGGGCTCGGGGAGCACATGTCCCCAAACACGCTGATCTGGTCACTGTCATCGGTGGCAGCGCTCCTGTAGCTGCTGTCACTGGAGAAACGCCGGCCATGTGCTCGGCCTGTGGGGGAGCTCAGAGAGGAGTCCGTGGAGAGGTGGAAGCTGCTGTCGTTCAAGTtacctgaaaacacaatcaaGTCCCAGTTAGTGAGAACTCCAGCTGTCGAGAAGTTTGATAAAGGAAGTTTGTCAGCAGCTTCAACAGTTCATATCTCTGGGGAACTCCTCCATCCAATTTAGCTTGAGCACGCACTTCAATTCGCAGTAGAAACAAGCGACACTGACTGTGAGAAAGGAAGTACGTGTGGTTTGACAGCTGAGTCAAAGACTCACCTCGCATCAGGCGTCTTTCCTGTAATGTGAGCGCTTGCAGCTCCATCCGTTTCTCATGTAGTGATTGCTGTATGggcaaaaaaataagaaaaaaaacacaatgatttAATTTTAAGTCATTCTTTAACTGATGCATTCAGAAGTTTCCCCAACAAATACAATCTCTCAGTCTGACATGTGAGTTATATTCATGCAGTAGGTCAACTGGTATTTAAATGCAGTGCTGCGGTTTTGCTCATGTAGACAAATGTCTGGCTTTTATAATTTGGTAAAggtcaaggggggggggggttctacaGGGTTCCATTCTGGGGCCCATGTTATTGTCACGGTATTGTTTATGTGTACAGGGTGTGTCTGTTTATGCACCTTACTGGACTCTATATTATCATTTTAAGTGTGTATATGtgactttgttttctgtcttacttatctttattttaatattagtgtttttttttatagttttagtCTTAAGTCTAATCATTTTATTGTGAATTTGCTGACTCTCATAGGTAGTCATATTAATTTCAGCATGTTAATTTTGTATTTCAGAATTTACTGaaattgtttaaaatattaTAGAGGCTTTAAAATGGGCCTGTTGGATTGCCTGATGGCCTCTGCACTGTTTATtaattgtcatttttctttaaaaaaatattcttggttaaataaaaatgtaaggaTTCATACACATCATGTCCATCTAAGAAAGGCAGGGCTGAGGAGACGCACCTTGAGCAGGTTCACCCTCTTCTCCAGCTCGATCTGCTTCACCACGTTCCCACAGACAGTCTCCATCCTGGAATCACAACATGTCACACAAGGTTACACACGCACTTTCACCA
This window harbors:
- the cytip gene encoding cytohesin-interacting protein; translation: MQSTMNFNGLQRQGGQEIVDNTQRKKGSLWSRRSLRGSKDRLRQNSSSLPRDCKPKRTNSLVDYSDPQRTTIVLEKQDNETFGFEIQTYGLQLKNISAVEMCTSVSNVQEDSAAESAGLTAGDVIVTINGVSIEGSSHQDILALIRESTNSLKMETVCGNVVKQIELEKRVNLLKQSLHEKRMELQALTLQERRLMRGNLNDSSFHLSTDSSLSSPTGRAHGRRFSSDSSYRSAATDDSDQISVFGDMCSPSPCSAASNPDDSCFFSRDFLSKDSSSRFSLSSGHQHHQHSIGRSSSSSFAGSSSSLSPSWDETRITSLFGTLPRKGRRASVRKHILKLIPGLQRSVEEDETNTQ